One segment of Carya illinoinensis cultivar Pawnee chromosome 1, C.illinoinensisPawnee_v1, whole genome shotgun sequence DNA contains the following:
- the LOC122286360 gene encoding glyoxylate/hydroxypyruvate reductase HPR3-like codes for MKSSHAHILVLEPPPIMIICGDQFLKNFRLLKAWESQLPLDQFLTIHAQSVQALLSSGRYSLTADILQLLPSLRLVVTTSAGLNHIDLPECRRRGISIANAKDTYSEDVADMAVGLLIDVFRKISSADSFVRKGLWPTKGDFPLGSKLGGKRVGIVGLGSIGQEVAKRLQAFGCRISYCSRNKKPYVSYPFYSSVIQLATDCDVLIVCCGLTQQTHHMINKDVMLALGKEGVVVNVGRGAIIKEEELVQCLVQGELGGAGLDVFENEPKVPGELFALDKVVLSPHTAVRTAETLIAMCELVKGNFEAFFSNKPLLSPVVLNN; via the exons ATGAAGAGCTCCCACGCACACATCCTAGTCCTTGAACCACCACCAATCATGATTATCTGTGGGGACCAGTTCTTGAAAAACTTCAGATTGTTGAAAGCATGGGAGTCACAACTTCCTCTAGACCAATTCTTGACCATCCATGCACAGTCGGTTCAAGCCCTCCTCTCCTCCGGACGCTATTCGCTCACCGCCGACATCCTCCAGCTGCTCCCCTCCCTGCGGCTTGTGGTTACCACCAGCGCTGGCCTTAATCACATCGACTTGCCAGAGTGCCGGAGGCGTGGAATTTCCATAGCCAATGCCAAGGATACGTACTCAGAAGATGTTGCTGATATGGCTGTTGGACTATTGATTGATGTGTTCAGGAAGATTTCTTCTGCTGACTCATTTGTGAGGAAAGGGCTTTGGCCTACTAAAGGAGACTTTCCTCTTGGCTCAAAG TTGGGAGGCAAGCGAGTTGGCATAGTTGGTTTAGGAAGCATTGGCCAAGAAGTGGCAAAAAGGCTCCAGGCCTTTGGCTGCAGAATATCATACTGCTCAAGGAACAAGAAGCCATACGTTTCATACCCTTTTTATTCCAGTGTTATTCAACTTGCCACAGATTGCGATGTGCTAATTGTCTGTTGTGGGCTAACCCAACAGACACACCACATGATCAATAAGGATGTCATGTTAGCATTGGGAAAGGAGGGCGTCGTCGTTAATGTAGGACGTGGGGCGATAATCAAGGAGGAGGAACTGGTGCAGTGCTTGGTGCAAGGGGAGCTAGGAGGAGCTGGTTTGGATGTGTTCGAAAATGAGCCTAAAGTTCCCGGAGAGCTTTTCGCTTTGGATAAGGTTGTGTTATCACCACATACGGCTGTTCGCACTGCAGAGACTTTGATAGCAATGTGTGAACTTGTGAAAGGGAATTTTGAAGCTTTCTTCTCAAATAAGCCCTTACTATCTCCTGTTGTTTTGAATAATTGA
- the LOC122303531 gene encoding gibberellin 20 oxidase 1-D-like, with protein MPMYPPTVNQTKKENEPKTLVFDGSILQHESNIPSQFIWPDHERPSAELPEFQVPPIDLKGIFSGDPLAVSTACRLVNEACKKHGFFLVTNHGVDSRLIAKAHEYMDDFFGMQLSEKQQAQRKIGDHCGYASSFTGRFSSKLPWKETLSFRYCASLHSPKIVEGYVVNVMGEDFRPFGRVYQEYCEAMSTLSLCIMELLGMSIGVGPKYFRDFFEENDSIMRLNYYPPCQKPNETLGTGPHCDPTSLTILHQDQVGGLQVYVDEKWHSISPNLDALVVNIGDTFMALSNGIYKSCLHRAVVNNRAVRKSLAFFLCPSRDKVITPPRSLINAEHPRTYPDFIWPTLLEFTQKHYRADMKTLDAFSNWHQPNHKGIQENKNNDFELSVTR; from the exons ATGCCAATGTATCCTCCAACGGTaaaccaaacaaagaaagaaaatgaacccAAAACCCTGGTTTTTGATGGATCGATTCTTCAGCACGAGTCCAACATACCTTCACAATTCATATGGCCCGACCATGAACGACCAAGCGCTGAGTTGCCGGAATTCCAAGTTCCCCCTATTGACTTGAAGGGCATCTTCTCTGGAGACCCACTTGCAGTCTCCACTGCTTGTCGACTAGTTAATGAGGCATGCAAGAAGCACGGCTTCTTTCTAGTTACAAATCATGGCGTCGATTCAAGACTTATAGCCAAAGCACACGAATACATGGACGACTTTTTTGGCATGCAGCTCTCGGAAAAGCAACAGGCTCAGAGAAAGATTGGTGATCACTGTGGATATGCTAGTAGCTTCACTGGTAGGTTCTCCTCCAAGCTTCCATGGAAGGAGACACTTTCTTTCCGATATTGTGCGAGTCTGCACTCTCCAAAAATTGTCGAGGGCTACGTCGTGAATGTGATGGGAGAAGATTTTAGACCATTCGG GAGAGTGTACCAAGAATACTGTGAAGCCATGAGCACTCTCTCCCTATGTATCATGGAGCTTCTGGGAATGAGCATAGGAGTTGGCCCGAAGTACTTCAGAGACTTCTTTGAGGAAAACGATTCAATAATGAGATTGAACTACTACCCCCCGTGCCAAAAACCGAATGAAACTCTAGGAACGGGGCCACATTGCGATCCCACATCCTTAACAATCCTTCACCAAGATCAAGTTGGTGGCCTTCAAGTGTATGTAGACGAAAAATGGCACTCTATTAGTCCCAACCTGGATGCTTTGGTTGTCAATATTGGTGACACATTTATG GCTCTATCGAACGGAATTTACAAGAGTTGCTTGCATAGAGCAGTGGTGAATAACCGAGCTGTGAGGAAATCATTGGCGTTCTTTTTATGCCCAAGTAGAGACAAGGTGATCACTCCACCAAGAAGTTTGATTAACGCTGAGCATCCAAGGACATACCCAGATTTCATATGGCCGACTTTGCTCGAATTCACGCAGAAACATTACCGGGCCGACATGAAAACCCTCGATGCCTTCTCTAACTGGCATCAACCGAATCACAAGGGTatccaagaaaacaaaaacaatgatTTTGAACTGTCCGTCACCCGTTAG
- the LOC122286344 gene encoding glyoxylate/hydroxypyruvate reductase HPR3-like: protein MAATPPPVQNRSQHLPQVIVLKPPPSFKFFGDTFSKKFELLKAWESTLPLDQFLAARAQSVQAMLCSGTGPRIAPEILRLLPSLRLVVTTSAGLNHIDLSECRRLGIAVANAGEVFSEDVADMAVGLLIDLLRKVSAADRYVRQGLWVSKGDYPLGSKLGGKQIGIVGLGSIGFLVAKRLEAFGCSILYNSRKKKDFVSYPFYTNICELAAKSDVLIICCGLNEQTQHMINREVLLALGKEGVIINIGRGAIIDEKELVQCLVQGEIGGAGLDVFENEPSVPKELFDLDNVVLSPHLAVFTPESFKALCDLLIGNLEAFFSDKPLLSPVMFE, encoded by the exons ATGGCTGCAACTCCCCCACCTGTTCAAAATCGATCCCAACATCTCCCGCAAGTCATAGTCCTGAAACCACCACCTAGTTTCAAATTTTTCGGGGACACTTTCTCGAAAAAGTTTGAGCTTCTCAAAGCATGGGAGTCCACGCTCCCTCTCGATCAATTCTTGGCTGCCCGTGCACAGTCAGTCCAGGCCATGCTATGCTCCGGCACCGGCCCTCGCATAGCCCCCGAAATCTTACGGCTTCTGCCTTCGCTCAGGCTCGTCGTTACCACCAGCGCCGGCCTCAACCACATCGATCTGAGCGAGTGCCGGCGCCTTGGAATCGCTGTAGCCAATGCTGGAGAAGTGTTCTCTGAGGATGTTGCGGACATGGCGGTGGGGCTGTTGATTGATTTACTGAGAAAGGTTTCGGCCGCTGATCGGTATGTGAGACAAGGGCTCTGGGTATCTAAGGGAGATTACCCACTTGGGTCTAAG TTAGGAGGCAAGCAAATTGGGATTGTTGGATTGGGAAGCATTGGCTTCCTCGTAGCCAAAAGGCTTGAGGCCTTTGGTTGCAGCATCTTATACAActcgaggaagaagaaggactTTGTGTCGTACCCTTTCTATACAAATATCTGTGAACTTGCGGCTAAAAGCGATGTTTTAATTATATGTTGTGGATTGAATGAACAAACTCAGCACATGATCAATAGGGAAGTTTTACTGGCATTGGGGAAGGAAGGAGTCATCATCAATATCGGACGAGGGGCTATTATCGATGAGAAGGAACTGGTACAGTGTTTGGTGCAAGGAGAGATTGGAGGCGCTGGTTTGGATGTGTTCGAGAATGAGCCTAGTGTTCCCAAAGAGCTCTTTGATTTGGATAATGTCGTGTTGTCGCCGCATTTGGCTGTATTTACACCCGAATCTTTCAAGGCTTTGTGTGACTTGTTGATCGGGAATTTGGAAGCTTTCTTTTCAGACAAACCCTTGCTCTCTCCAGTCATGTTTGAATGA
- the LOC122286376 gene encoding UTP:RNA uridylyltransferase 1 isoform X2, giving the protein MAGGVGEQPNPPAANAGDFLLSLLQNQHHLQQQQQQHQTHPQQQHQQQQQQLQHSLTVDPAVAAVGPSLPFAPLPWPSISNGPDLPYPLFPWSHSVSPPSGFPPNFLGFPQNPFPPPRNQFPGNHFPGNQIAANHILLGEDSRTLAFPGNDARGSHRIDKFIGQQKHQEPELKFGSFPSEIRSTEGLLKENSEGSLDSSQFTILKERETGSGSRSYNGLDRNMANPRANSESNQNSDALRRGNYISREQERRGGELGKQYHSGNYKSTPPPPPGFPSQPRGKGNWDSGNGRGLEHNVDKEMANYLEFGNSNVFWEAEDFMMRRLSMKDGKTRGEKLGQLALSGQLDHPGPPTGSNLHSVSAPDMEKSISKLHSEIDQYENGNNYRSRDKLKEESHELDDFSEQLVDSLLLDDESAGKHSSSQRRISREKDARKDNRGKQLLSQRMRIMKRQMQLRSDIGIFNEPFLAIYESLIPAEEEKAKQKQLLELLERLVCKEWPNARIYLYGSCANSFGVSKSDIDVCLAIEYRDTDKSEILLRLADILQSDNLQNVQALTRARVPIVKLMDPMTGLSCDICINNVLAVINTKLLRDYAQIDARLRQLAFIVKHWAKSRGVNETYQGTLSSYAYVIMCIHFLQQRRPAILPCLQEMETTYLVTVDDIECAFFDQVEKLHNFGSRNKETIAQLVWAFFNYWAYRHDYANSVISVRTGSIIREKQGVNFLYGPIYFIC; this is encoded by the exons ATGGCAGGCGGCGTAGGTGAACAGCCCAACCCTCCTGCTGCAAACGCCGGCGATTTCCTACTCTCTCTCCTCCAAAACCAGCACCACctccaacaacaacaacaacaacatcagacTCATCCACAACAGCAACATCAACAGCAACAGCAGCAGCTGCAGCATTCTCTGACCGTCGATCCTGCCGTCGCGGCTGTGGGCCCCTCCCTCCCCTTCGCTCCGCTTCCATGGCCGTCCATCTCTAATGGCCCTGATCTGCCCTATCCtctttttccttggtctcactcTGTCTCCCCTCCCTCGGGTTTTCCTCCGAACTTCCTAGGGTTTCCGCAAAACCCTTTCCCCCCTCCTCGGAATCAGTTTCCTGGAAACCATTTCCCTGGGAATCAAATTGCGGCCAATCACATTCTCCTCGGTGAGGACTCGAGAACATTAGCGTTTCCGGGTAATGACGCTAGAGGCAGTCATAGAATCGATAAATTTATTGGGCAGCAGAAACATCAAGAGCCTGAGCTGAAGTTCGGCTCCTTTCCTAGCGAAATCCGGAGCACTGAGGGTTTATTAAAGGAGAATTCTGAGGGCTCTTTGGATAGTTCACAGTTCACTATTTTAAAGGAGCGAGAAACAGGTTCAGGGAGCAGGAGCTACAATGGGCTGGATAGGAATATGGCCAATCCTCGGGCGAATTCTGAGTCAAATCAAAATTCTGACGCTCTTCGGCGTGGGAATTATATTTCTCGGGAGCAAGAGCGACGAGGGGGCGAATTAGGGAAGCAGTACCACAGTGGGAACTATAAGTCTACGCCGCCACCCCCACCGGGGTTTCCAAGCCAGCCTAGGGGAAAAGGGAATTGGGATTCTGGGAATGGGAGAGGGTTGGAGCACAATGTGGATAAGGAAATGGCGAATTATCTTGAATTTGGTAACAGCAACGTTTTCTGGGAAGCTGAGGACTTCATGATGAGGAGATTATCAATGAAAGACGGTAAAACTCGCGGTGAAAAGCTAGGTCAATTGGCCCTTAGTGGACAGCTTGATCACCCAGGACCACCAACGGGGAGTAACCTTCATTCCGTGTCGGCTCCGGATATGGAAAAGTCCATATCGAAGTTGCATAGTGAAATTGATCAATATGAGAATGGCAATAATTACCGAAGTCGAGACAAGTTGAAGGAGGAAAGTCACGAACTGGATGATTTTAGCGAGCAGCTTGTGGATTCATTGTTGCTCGATGATGAGTCTGCTGGCAAGCATAGCTCAAGCCAACGTCGTATTTCTCGAGAGAAG GATGCCAGGAAGGATAACAGAGGGAAACAGCTACTTAGCCAAAGGATGAGAATAATGAAAAGGCAGATGCAATTACGAAGTGACATAGGCATATTTAATGAACCTTTTCTTGCAATTTATGAGTCCCTAATACCTGCCGAGGAAGAGAAGGCAAAACAGAAGCAATTGTTAGAATTATTGGAGAGACTGGTTTGCAAAGAATGGCCTAATGCTCGGATTTATCTTTATGGATCATGTGCAAACTCGTTCGGAGTTTCTAAAAGTGATATTGATGTTTGTCTTGCAATTGAATACAGAGATACTGATAAGTCTGAGATCTTACTGAGGTTGGCCGACATTTTACAGTCAGATAATCTCCAGAATGTGCAG GCGCTGACACGTGCTAGGGTCCCCATAGTAAAGCTTATGGATCCAATGACTGGACTTTcctgtgacatatgcattaacAATGTTTTGGCTGTCATAAATACTAAGCTTCTACGAGATTATGCTCAAATAGATGCGAGATTACGGCAGTTGGCTTTTATTGTAAAACATTGGGCCAAGTCAAGAGGAGTCAATGAAACTTACCAAGGAACTCTGTCTAGCTATGC GTATGTCATAATGTGCATACATTTCTTACAACAGCGCAGGCCTGCTATCCTTCCCTGCTTACAG GAAATGGAGACTACATACTTGGTGACCGTAGATGATATTGAATGTGCTTTCTTTGATCAAGTTGAAAAACTACACAATTTTGGATCACGTAACAAAGAAACTATTGCTCAGCTGGTGTGGGCGTTTTTCAACTATTGGGCATATCGTCATGATTATGCAAATTCTGTCATATCTGTTCGTACAGGAAGCATAATCAG GGAGAAGCAAGGTGTGAATTTTTTGTATGGGCCGATATACTTCATTTGCTAG
- the LOC122286376 gene encoding UTP:RNA uridylyltransferase 1 isoform X1, which produces MAGGVGEQPNPPAANAGDFLLSLLQNQHHLQQQQQQHQTHPQQQHQQQQQQLQHSLTVDPAVAAVGPSLPFAPLPWPSISNGPDLPYPLFPWSHSVSPPSGFPPNFLGFPQNPFPPPRNQFPGNHFPGNQIAANHILLGEDSRTLAFPGNDARGSHRIDKFIGQQKHQEPELKFGSFPSEIRSTEGLLKENSEGSLDSSQFTILKERETGSGSRSYNGLDRNMANPRANSESNQNSDALRRGNYISREQERRGGELGKQYHSGNYKSTPPPPPGFPSQPRGKGNWDSGNGRGLEHNVDKEMANYLEFGNSNVFWEAEDFMMRRLSMKDGKTRGEKLGQLALSGQLDHPGPPTGSNLHSVSAPDMEKSISKLHSEIDQYENGNNYRSRDKLKEESHELDDFSEQLVDSLLLDDESAGKHSSSQRRISREKDARKDNRGKQLLSQRMRIMKRQMQLRSDIGIFNEPFLAIYESLIPAEEEKAKQKQLLELLERLVCKEWPNARIYLYGSCANSFGVSKSDIDVCLAIEYRDTDKSEILLRLADILQSDNLQNVQALTRARVPIVKLMDPMTGLSCDICINNVLAVINTKLLRDYAQIDARLRQLAFIVKHWAKSRGVNETYQGTLSSYAYVIMCIHFLQQRRPAILPCLQEMETTYLVTVDDIECAFFDQVEKLHNFGSRNKETIAQLVWAFFNYWAYRHDYANSVISVRTGSIISKQEKDWTRRIGNDRHLICIEDPFEVSHDLGRVVDKHSIKVLREEFERAADIMQHDPNPCVKLFEPYLHS; this is translated from the exons ATGGCAGGCGGCGTAGGTGAACAGCCCAACCCTCCTGCTGCAAACGCCGGCGATTTCCTACTCTCTCTCCTCCAAAACCAGCACCACctccaacaacaacaacaacaacatcagacTCATCCACAACAGCAACATCAACAGCAACAGCAGCAGCTGCAGCATTCTCTGACCGTCGATCCTGCCGTCGCGGCTGTGGGCCCCTCCCTCCCCTTCGCTCCGCTTCCATGGCCGTCCATCTCTAATGGCCCTGATCTGCCCTATCCtctttttccttggtctcactcTGTCTCCCCTCCCTCGGGTTTTCCTCCGAACTTCCTAGGGTTTCCGCAAAACCCTTTCCCCCCTCCTCGGAATCAGTTTCCTGGAAACCATTTCCCTGGGAATCAAATTGCGGCCAATCACATTCTCCTCGGTGAGGACTCGAGAACATTAGCGTTTCCGGGTAATGACGCTAGAGGCAGTCATAGAATCGATAAATTTATTGGGCAGCAGAAACATCAAGAGCCTGAGCTGAAGTTCGGCTCCTTTCCTAGCGAAATCCGGAGCACTGAGGGTTTATTAAAGGAGAATTCTGAGGGCTCTTTGGATAGTTCACAGTTCACTATTTTAAAGGAGCGAGAAACAGGTTCAGGGAGCAGGAGCTACAATGGGCTGGATAGGAATATGGCCAATCCTCGGGCGAATTCTGAGTCAAATCAAAATTCTGACGCTCTTCGGCGTGGGAATTATATTTCTCGGGAGCAAGAGCGACGAGGGGGCGAATTAGGGAAGCAGTACCACAGTGGGAACTATAAGTCTACGCCGCCACCCCCACCGGGGTTTCCAAGCCAGCCTAGGGGAAAAGGGAATTGGGATTCTGGGAATGGGAGAGGGTTGGAGCACAATGTGGATAAGGAAATGGCGAATTATCTTGAATTTGGTAACAGCAACGTTTTCTGGGAAGCTGAGGACTTCATGATGAGGAGATTATCAATGAAAGACGGTAAAACTCGCGGTGAAAAGCTAGGTCAATTGGCCCTTAGTGGACAGCTTGATCACCCAGGACCACCAACGGGGAGTAACCTTCATTCCGTGTCGGCTCCGGATATGGAAAAGTCCATATCGAAGTTGCATAGTGAAATTGATCAATATGAGAATGGCAATAATTACCGAAGTCGAGACAAGTTGAAGGAGGAAAGTCACGAACTGGATGATTTTAGCGAGCAGCTTGTGGATTCATTGTTGCTCGATGATGAGTCTGCTGGCAAGCATAGCTCAAGCCAACGTCGTATTTCTCGAGAGAAG GATGCCAGGAAGGATAACAGAGGGAAACAGCTACTTAGCCAAAGGATGAGAATAATGAAAAGGCAGATGCAATTACGAAGTGACATAGGCATATTTAATGAACCTTTTCTTGCAATTTATGAGTCCCTAATACCTGCCGAGGAAGAGAAGGCAAAACAGAAGCAATTGTTAGAATTATTGGAGAGACTGGTTTGCAAAGAATGGCCTAATGCTCGGATTTATCTTTATGGATCATGTGCAAACTCGTTCGGAGTTTCTAAAAGTGATATTGATGTTTGTCTTGCAATTGAATACAGAGATACTGATAAGTCTGAGATCTTACTGAGGTTGGCCGACATTTTACAGTCAGATAATCTCCAGAATGTGCAG GCGCTGACACGTGCTAGGGTCCCCATAGTAAAGCTTATGGATCCAATGACTGGACTTTcctgtgacatatgcattaacAATGTTTTGGCTGTCATAAATACTAAGCTTCTACGAGATTATGCTCAAATAGATGCGAGATTACGGCAGTTGGCTTTTATTGTAAAACATTGGGCCAAGTCAAGAGGAGTCAATGAAACTTACCAAGGAACTCTGTCTAGCTATGC GTATGTCATAATGTGCATACATTTCTTACAACAGCGCAGGCCTGCTATCCTTCCCTGCTTACAG GAAATGGAGACTACATACTTGGTGACCGTAGATGATATTGAATGTGCTTTCTTTGATCAAGTTGAAAAACTACACAATTTTGGATCACGTAACAAAGAAACTATTGCTCAGCTGGTGTGGGCGTTTTTCAACTATTGGGCATATCGTCATGATTATGCAAATTCTGTCATATCTGTTCGTACAGGAAGCATAATCAG CAAGCAAGAAAAAGACTGGACACGTAGGATTGGGAATGATCGTCATTTGATATGCATAGAGGATCCATTTGAGGTATCTCACGACCTTGGCCGAGTGGTGGACAAGCACAGCATAAAAGTTCTGAGGGAGGAGTTCGAACGTGCAGCCGACATCATGCAGCATGATCCAAATCCTTGTGTGAAGCTCTTTGAACCCTACCTTCATAGTTGA
- the LOC122301093 gene encoding protein FAR1-RELATED SEQUENCE 5-like, translating into MGEEEDRMAPRPSTSTSQPVYTHQNDGLGCPNLDHHPHHMSYPLASDLEDFIRVDDSFRYQSSSNPEYLRQETPPASVTPNSDEFEENVGSCHDADEMFFDINEDLEGTTVVRDDEVQVEPPRSGLEFDSEKEVVAYYKKYAKQEGFGVKTQRTKRDDDGKPVYLTIGCARGGKYHPKPNSNISKPRATTKTGCKAKVNAALNKNGKWVFTTTENSHNHITVSPKKSRLLRSHKHLDQYSQRILDLNDRAGIRMSKNFYSLVVDAGGYENLAFQEQDCRNYIDKARYLRLGKGGSDALNEYFKRMRDQNDGFVSNMDVDDEGKLRNVFWADARSRAAYEYFGDVVSFDTTYLTNRYGMPFAPFVGVNHHGQSILFGAGLLSSEDTHSFVWLFRMWLDCMKGRAPKSIITDQDRAMKNAIATVFPETRHRYCLWHIMRKLPEKLGSHAKFNLGLKTDIHSALYDSQTTTEFEESWGGLLEKYDLIGNNWLQTLYEERSFWVPVFLKSVFWADMSTTQRSESMNAFFDGYVYAGTTLKEFVDQFDNALRKKVEVETTADFNSTNQTIPCISPFNIEKQFQKVYTNAKFKEVQREFMGLMGCNCWLVSTQGCILTFDVLDEISFDEQTKRVHYSVYYNEDECEVKCTCGSTCQSTIQSNMANPMVVLDKGKKILSPNVVRGKGRPPNKRKVPNWQQSEKNRKLLVDESEQGESPRSQPNPS; encoded by the exons ATGGGGGAAGAGGAAGATAGAATGGCACCCAGGCCTTCAACATCGACTTCACAGCCAGTTTACACGCATCAAAATGATGGCTTAGGATGTCCAAACTTAGACCAT CATCCTCACCATATGTCCTACCCTCTGGCGAGTGATCTGGAGGATTTTATTAGAGTTGACGATTCATTCCGG TACCAATCCTCGAGTAATCCAGAGTACTTGAGGCAAGAAACGCCCCCCGCGTCAGTTACACCAAATAGTGatgaatttgaagaaaatgttggaaGTTGTCATGATGCTGATG AAATGTTCTTTGACATAAATGAAGATTTGGAGGGTACCACTGTTGTCAGGGATGATGAGGTACAAGTTGAACCACCAAGATCCGGGTTGGAGTTTGACAGTGAGAAAGAGGTTGTGGCGTACTATAAGAAGTATGCCAAGCAAGAGGGTTTTGGTGTAAAGACACAGAGGACTAAAAGAGATGATGATGGGAAGCCGGTGTATCTGACCATTGGTTGTGCTCGTGGTGGAAAGTACCATCCTAAGCCGAACAGTAATATCTCGAAGCCACGGGCAACCACCAAAACAGGTTGTAAGGCGAAAGTAAATGCAGCGCTGAACAAAAATGGAAAATGGGTTTTCACCACTACTGAGAATTCTCACAACCATATTACTGTGAGCCCCAAGAAAAGTAGACTATTGCGATCCCACAAACACCTAGATCAATACAGTCAAAGGATCTTGGACCTGAATGATAGAGCCGGTATACGAATGAGTAAGAACTTTTATTCTCTTGTTGTTGACGCAGGGGGTTATGAGAATCTAGCTTTTCAAGAGCAAGATTGTAGGAATTACATTGACAAAGCTAGATATTTAAGGTTGGGCAAAGGAGGTAGTGATGCACTTAATGAGTATTTCAAGAGAATGAGAGATCAGAATGATGGCTTTGTTTCTAATATGGACGTGGATGATGAGGGAAAGCTACGGAATgtgttttgggctgatgcacgtAGTCGAGCCGCCTACGAGTATTTTGGAGACGTTGTATCATTCGATACAACGTATCTAACAAATAGGTATGGTATGCCTTTTGCTCCATTCGTGGGTGTTAACCATCATGGGCAGTCCATACTATTCGGGGCTGGATTGCTATCAAGCGAGGACACACAtagttttgtttggttgttccGGATGTGGTTGGATTGCATGAAGGGTAGGGCGCCGAAGTCTATCATAACCGACCAAGATAGAGCGATGAAGAATGCGATTGCTACTGTATTCCCTGAAACTCGCCATAGATATTGTTTATGGCATATCATGCGCAAACTTCCTGAGAAGTTAGGATCGCACGCCAAATTCAACCTTGGGTTGAAGACTGATATCCATTCGGCATTATATGATTCACAAACCACCACAGAATTTGAGGAGAGCTGGGGTGGACTACTTGAAAAGTATGATCTTATCGGCAACAATTGGCTTCAGACCTTATATGAGGAAAGGTCCTTTTGGGTTCCTGTTTTCCTCAAGAGTGTATTTTGGGCTGATATGAGCACAACACAAAGGTctgaaagtatgaatgcattttttgatggGTATGTCTATGCTGGGACGACATTGAAGGAATTCGTCGACCAATTCGACAATGCTCTTAGAAAGAAAGTGGAGGTCGAGACAACGGCTGATTTCAATTCTACCAACCAAACTATCCCCTGCATCTCCCCTTTCAACATTGAGAAGCAGTTTCAAAAAGTCTATACAAATGCAAAGTTTAAGGAGGTCCAAAGAGAGTTTATGGGACTAATGGGTTGTAATTGTTGGTTGGTTAGCACACAGGGGTGCATTTTAACATTTGATGTGTTGGATGAAATATCATTTGATGAGCAAACCAAAAGAGTTCATTACTCAGTTTACTATAACGAAGATGAGTGCGAGGTGAAATGCACTTGTG GTTCCACATGTCAGTCGACTATCCAATCAAATATGGCCAACCCAATGGTGGTATTGGATAAGGGTAAAAAGATTTTAAGCCCTAACGTCGTTCGAGGGAAAGGGAGACCTCCAAATAAGAGGAAGGTCCCAAATTGGCAACAAAGCGAAAAAAACAG GAAACTGTTGGTGGATGAAAGTGAACAGGGTGAGAGCCCAAGATCACAACCCAATCCAAGTTGA